A section of the Prevotella melaninogenica genome encodes:
- a CDS encoding thiol-activated cytolysin family protein — MKKYLFKAVLPASMAICAITFGACSQDEMLTPVKEQSEEGVLNNPKEIRNYLKTLPLAPMMTRANGPINPDDGAPIPVEEENPIVETQGVLDGIPGNWVKTTRHYKIKQTFDENFLFDPTSDVVYPGCVLKGGTIANGTYAMITSHKTGDVTFSISLSPANPREAHETSATVPNIRKSEYQEVWNKWATMDWKESPVTTIQSVEKINSQEELVTKLGVAVTAPVANGSINLGFNFNKKKNHILARLIQKHFTVSTDAPKKGTIFESIDKDALDGYQPVYISSINYGRIIYLSIETDEKERNINEAIEFALNKIKGVDVNVSVDQAVNYRKMLAKSDVHITVLGGGKTIQQEILKGDIESFQRFLAADIPMEQMYPISFSLRYAVDNSQARVVTSNEFTVTQRDFVPVFKKVRMQLQVLGFSGQHSGPLPNLDKDANIWGKVSVGVNGQEHELVGIDKSNPFWFDYREKEETLHPIGFGGIVNVEFDKDKNESLEDFVDHQKISFITDLHTENGIYKYNYGRTQFNHTLGTVFSKYKSDNPVVVLESNYKHIKIHTYVKILDLKFFN; from the coding sequence ATGAAGAAGTATCTTTTCAAAGCAGTATTGCCTGCTTCGATGGCAATTTGTGCCATTACATTTGGTGCTTGCTCACAAGACGAGATGTTGACACCAGTCAAAGAACAAAGTGAAGAAGGGGTTTTGAATAATCCGAAGGAAATTCGAAACTATCTGAAAACGCTGCCCTTGGCACCAATGATGACACGCGCCAACGGGCCAATAAACCCTGATGATGGTGCTCCAATACCTGTTGAAGAAGAAAACCCTATTGTAGAAACACAAGGTGTACTCGATGGTATACCTGGTAATTGGGTAAAAACAACACGGCATTACAAAATAAAACAGACATTCGATGAGAATTTCCTCTTCGATCCTACAAGCGATGTTGTGTATCCAGGTTGTGTTCTCAAAGGTGGTACGATAGCTAATGGGACCTACGCAATGATTACTTCACACAAAACTGGCGATGTAACCTTCTCTATTAGCTTATCACCAGCTAATCCAAGAGAGGCACACGAAACCTCAGCAACTGTTCCTAACATTCGTAAGAGTGAGTATCAAGAAGTATGGAATAAGTGGGCAACAATGGATTGGAAGGAATCTCCAGTAACAACTATACAGAGTGTCGAGAAGATAAACTCTCAAGAAGAACTTGTTACAAAACTGGGTGTAGCTGTGACTGCACCAGTTGCAAATGGCTCAATTAATCTTGGATTTAACTTCAATAAGAAGAAAAATCACATTTTGGCACGACTCATACAAAAACATTTTACGGTCTCAACCGACGCTCCTAAGAAAGGTACAATCTTTGAGTCAATTGACAAAGATGCCCTTGATGGTTATCAGCCCGTTTACATATCAAGCATCAACTACGGTCGAATCATCTATCTTTCTATTGAGACTGATGAGAAAGAGCGCAATATTAACGAGGCAATTGAGTTTGCTTTGAACAAAATTAAGGGTGTTGATGTAAACGTATCAGTCGATCAGGCTGTCAACTACCGCAAGATGTTAGCTAAGAGTGATGTACATATCACAGTCCTTGGTGGTGGAAAGACTATCCAGCAAGAGATTCTAAAGGGCGATATTGAATCTTTCCAGCGTTTCCTTGCAGCCGATATTCCAATGGAACAGATGTATCCTATCAGTTTCTCTTTGCGTTATGCTGTTGATAATTCACAGGCACGTGTCGTTACAAGCAACGAGTTTACTGTCACACAACGTGACTTTGTCCCTGTGTTTAAGAAGGTTCGTATGCAGTTACAGGTTCTCGGTTTCTCTGGACAGCATAGTGGTCCGCTACCTAATCTTGACAAAGATGCTAACATCTGGGGTAAGGTTTCTGTCGGTGTTAACGGCCAAGAACATGAACTTGTAGGGATAGATAAGTCGAATCCGTTCTGGTTTGATTATCGTGAGAAGGAAGAAACATTACATCCAATAGGCTTTGGTGGTATCGTCAATGTTGAGTTTGACAAAGATAAGAACGAAAGTTTAGAAGATTTTGTCGACCATCAGAAGATATCATTCATCACAGATTTGCACACAGAGAATGGTATCTATAAATATAACTATGGTCGAACACAATTCAATCATACCCTTGGTACCGTCTTCTCAAAGTATAAGAGTGACAACCCTGTTGTCGTATTAGAAAGCAACTATAAGCACATCAAGATTCATACTTACGTAAAGATTCTTGACCTTAAGTTCTTTAACTAA
- a CDS encoding YhcH/YjgK/YiaL family protein, with translation MIIADLTACHRYYGLHPRMKEMLEYILQHDFSQQEAGRITLDGDDLFINLDEVELKRKEAQRLEFHKNYIDIQVPLSQPETMGWTALSDLDEPDIAYNPERDCGFYTQDAKEYFNVKPGQFTIFFPEDAHAPIIGNGKQRKLVGKIRV, from the coding sequence ATGATAATAGCAGATTTGACCGCATGCCATCGCTACTACGGCTTACATCCAAGAATGAAAGAAATGTTAGAGTATATCCTCCAACATGATTTCAGCCAACAAGAAGCAGGACGCATAACCCTCGATGGTGACGACCTCTTCATCAATTTAGACGAAGTAGAACTGAAGCGTAAAGAAGCGCAACGATTAGAGTTCCACAAGAACTATATTGATATTCAAGTTCCCTTATCACAGCCAGAGACAATGGGTTGGACCGCCTTATCGGATTTGGATGAGCCTGATATTGCCTATAATCCCGAAAGAGATTGTGGCTTTTATACACAAGATGCAAAAGAATACTTCAATGTCAAACCAGGACAGTTCACCATCTTCTTCCCAGAAGATGCTCACGCACCTATCATTGGGAACGGGAAACAAAGAAAGTTAGTGGGGAAGATTAGGGTGTAG
- a CDS encoding SLC13 family permease translates to MAEEKSNELSSHIEMKKVWELLAIIVVTAIIWNLPTSSFGIDGLTVVQQRIIAIFVFATLSWLTECIPAWATSLSIMAIMCVTVSKNAFGVFKSDGIGELLDSKEIMASFADPIIMLFLAGFILAIAASKSGLDTLLARNLIKPFGNKSENVLLGFLLITGLFSMFISNTATAALMLTFLTPVFAALPANGKGRIALTMSIPVAANLGGMGTPIGTPPNLIALKYLNDPAGLNMNIDFMHWMAFMAPLVIVLLLLSWRIILYFFPFTQKTIHLKIDGEVHRGWRMWVVIITFIVTILLWVIPKDVTGIDTNTVSMIPMAIFAITGVITAKDMQEINWSVIWMVAGGFAIGLGMNGSGLADAAIESIPFGNWSPIVILAISGLICYFLSNFISNTATAALLVPILAVVCRGMGDKLGGIGGTSTVLIGIAIAASTAMCLPISTPPNAIAYSTGLVKQNDMLKVGLTSGIVSLILGYILLYFIGQLHFLG, encoded by the coding sequence ATGGCAGAAGAAAAGTCTAATGAACTTAGTAGCCACATTGAGATGAAGAAAGTCTGGGAACTTTTAGCCATCATCGTGGTTACAGCCATTATTTGGAACCTTCCCACAAGCAGTTTTGGCATTGATGGGTTAACCGTAGTACAGCAACGCATCATTGCAATCTTCGTGTTTGCCACCCTATCGTGGCTGACGGAGTGTATTCCAGCATGGGCAACGTCGCTGAGTATCATGGCTATCATGTGTGTCACCGTTTCGAAGAATGCTTTTGGAGTCTTCAAAAGTGACGGCATCGGTGAGCTACTTGATTCAAAGGAAATTATGGCATCCTTTGCAGACCCAATCATTATGCTCTTCCTTGCGGGCTTTATCTTAGCGATAGCTGCATCGAAGTCGGGACTTGACACGCTCTTGGCACGTAACCTTATCAAGCCTTTTGGTAACAAGAGTGAGAATGTTCTTTTGGGTTTCCTGCTTATCACAGGACTCTTCTCTATGTTCATTTCAAACACTGCGACTGCTGCATTGATGCTCACTTTCCTTACTCCTGTCTTTGCAGCATTGCCTGCTAATGGTAAGGGACGTATCGCTTTGACAATGTCTATCCCTGTTGCAGCCAACCTTGGCGGTATGGGAACACCTATTGGTACACCTCCAAACCTCATTGCACTTAAATATCTTAATGACCCAGCAGGACTTAACATGAATATCGATTTCATGCACTGGATGGCGTTTATGGCACCGCTTGTGATTGTTCTGCTTCTCTTGTCATGGAGAATTATTCTTTACTTCTTCCCATTCACACAGAAGACTATTCATCTAAAGATTGATGGTGAGGTACACCGTGGATGGCGTATGTGGGTTGTTATCATAACCTTTATTGTGACAATCCTTCTATGGGTAATTCCAAAGGATGTCACAGGTATTGACACCAACACTGTTTCAATGATTCCTATGGCAATCTTCGCTATTACTGGTGTTATCACCGCAAAGGATATGCAGGAGATTAACTGGAGTGTCATCTGGATGGTTGCCGGAGGCTTTGCAATTGGATTGGGTATGAACGGATCAGGCTTGGCTGATGCTGCTATCGAGAGTATTCCTTTCGGCAATTGGAGTCCTATCGTTATCCTTGCTATCTCTGGTTTGATTTGTTACTTCCTTTCTAACTTCATTTCAAACACAGCAACAGCTGCTCTGTTAGTACCTATCCTCGCCGTGGTATGCCGTGGTATGGGTGACAAACTCGGTGGTATTGGCGGTACAAGCACTGTCCTCATCGGTATTGCCATTGCAGCTTCTACTGCTATGTGTCTGCCAATCTCTACTCCACCGAATGCTATTGCTTACTCAACAGGACTTGTGAAGCAGAACGATATGCTCAAGGTGGGTCTGACCAGCGGTATTGTTTCCCTCATTTTGGGTTACATACTACTGTACTTCATCGGTCAGTTACACTTCCTCGGATAA
- a CDS encoding ABC transporter substrate-binding protein, producing the protein MRQLLVFTLYLLLFLSCNNYQKPVADKSDKGTKTELQYARNITIERTEDYVIVRLLNPWKEGTILHTYYLIERGKDVKVPDDGTKVVTPLRKSVIFTTAHANLVEMLQTQKAIAGVADLKYMIIPDIQKRARVKGGIVDCGDAMKPDVERIIDLNADAVLLSPFENSGGYGRLEQIGVPIIECADYMERSALGRAEWMKFYGLLYGREQEADSLFAVVEQNYKSLSQKASQSKITRSILPDRKVGAVWYLPGGESSVGLLYKDAHGRYAYSNDKHSGSLAMPFETILDKFGQSDFWVLSYNGNFNRRLLLSEYQGYVKLKPYQTKEIYGCKVDSKPYFEEVSWRPDWLLSDLIQLFHPDLHIAPLRYYQKLED; encoded by the coding sequence ATGCGACAGTTATTGGTATTTACTCTCTATCTTTTACTGTTTTTATCCTGTAACAACTATCAGAAACCTGTGGCTGATAAAAGCGATAAAGGGACAAAAACAGAACTACAGTATGCTCGAAATATTACTATCGAACGTACGGAGGATTATGTGATTGTACGATTGTTAAACCCTTGGAAAGAGGGAACTATCCTACATACTTACTATCTTATTGAGCGTGGGAAGGATGTAAAAGTTCCTGATGATGGTACAAAGGTTGTTACCCCTCTACGCAAAAGTGTTATCTTCACGACAGCCCATGCCAATCTTGTTGAGATGCTTCAGACACAGAAAGCTATTGCTGGTGTTGCCGATTTGAAGTATATGATTATCCCTGATATTCAGAAACGCGCAAGAGTAAAAGGGGGTATTGTAGACTGTGGAGATGCAATGAAGCCTGATGTCGAGCGAATTATAGACTTAAATGCAGATGCAGTCCTGCTTTCCCCTTTCGAAAATAGTGGTGGTTATGGCCGTTTAGAACAAATAGGAGTACCCATAATCGAATGTGCTGACTACATGGAACGTTCTGCTTTGGGGCGTGCAGAATGGATGAAGTTTTATGGTCTTCTCTATGGTCGGGAGCAGGAAGCCGACTCGTTATTCGCTGTTGTTGAACAAAACTATAAGTCTTTAAGTCAGAAGGCAAGCCAGAGTAAGATAACTCGTAGTATCCTTCCAGACAGGAAGGTGGGTGCTGTTTGGTATTTACCAGGTGGTGAGAGCAGTGTGGGCTTACTTTATAAGGATGCCCATGGGCGTTATGCTTATTCTAATGATAAGCATAGTGGAAGTCTTGCAATGCCTTTTGAGACGATCTTGGATAAGTTCGGACAAAGTGATTTTTGGGTGTTAAGTTACAATGGTAATTTCAATCGTCGTCTTTTATTGTCTGAGTATCAGGGGTATGTTAAGCTGAAACCTTATCAAACAAAAGAGATTTATGGCTGTAAGGTGGATAGCAAGCCCTACTTTGAGGAGGTTAGTTGGCGTCCTGATTGGTTACTATCAGACTTAATTCAACTCTTCCATCCCGATTTGCATATCGCTCCGTTGCGTTATTATCAGAAGTTAGAAGATTAA
- a CDS encoding iron ABC transporter permease, with amino-acid sequence MKRNILLFISLAVSILFLFGLNLITGSVQIPFADILDILCGRFMGKESWQYIILENRLPQTLTAILCGASLSVCGLMLQTAFRNPLAGPDVFGISSGAGLGVALVMLLLGGTVSTSMFTASGFLAILTAAFVGAIAVTALILFLSTMVRNGVLLLIVGIMVGYVSSSAVSLLNFFASEEGVKSYMVWGMGNFGGVSMSHIPLFSILCLMGIGVSFLLIKPLNILLLGPQYAESLGISTRQLRNILLVVVGLLTAITTAFCGPISFIGLAIPHIARLLFRTENHQVLLPGTVLSGAAIALLCNFICYLPGEAGIIPLNAVTPLIGAPVIIYVIVQRR; translated from the coding sequence ATGAAACGGAATATTCTTCTTTTTATAAGCTTAGCAGTAAGTATCTTATTTCTGTTTGGATTGAATCTTATAACAGGTTCGGTTCAGATACCTTTTGCTGATATATTGGATATTCTGTGTGGTCGTTTTATGGGAAAGGAAAGCTGGCAGTACATTATTTTAGAGAACCGACTCCCTCAAACACTCACCGCTATACTCTGTGGAGCCTCCTTGTCTGTATGTGGTTTAATGCTTCAAACAGCCTTTCGTAACCCTTTGGCAGGTCCTGATGTGTTTGGTATCAGTTCAGGTGCGGGTTTAGGTGTTGCCTTAGTGATGTTGTTATTAGGTGGAACTGTATCAACATCAATGTTTACTGCCTCGGGCTTTCTTGCTATTCTCACTGCTGCTTTCGTTGGTGCAATCGCTGTGACAGCACTCATCTTATTTCTTTCTACTATGGTACGCAACGGCGTTTTATTGCTGATAGTGGGTATTATGGTGGGATATGTCTCCTCTTCCGCCGTCTCTCTACTGAATTTCTTTGCATCAGAAGAAGGCGTAAAGAGTTATATGGTATGGGGAATGGGCAATTTTGGAGGTGTCTCAATGAGTCATATTCCTCTATTCTCTATACTGTGTCTGATGGGTATCGGTGTATCCTTTCTATTGATTAAACCACTGAATATCCTACTTTTAGGACCACAATATGCTGAGAGTTTAGGTATCAGTACGCGCCAACTTCGTAATATATTATTAGTTGTTGTAGGACTGTTAACTGCTATCACAACAGCTTTTTGTGGACCTATCTCGTTTATTGGTTTGGCTATTCCGCATATAGCTCGTCTCTTGTTCCGTACAGAAAATCATCAGGTACTCCTTCCTGGAACAGTGTTAAGCGGTGCTGCTATTGCTTTGCTTTGTAACTTTATCTGTTATCTTCCTGGGGAAGCAGGTATTATTCCACTCAATGCCGTCACACCACTTATTGGCGCACCCGTCATCATTTATGTGATAGTTCAACGTCGATGA
- a CDS encoding uracil-xanthine permease family protein — protein sequence MSNLQLSPMRKTIVGVQFLFVAFGATVLVPLLVGLDPATALFTAGLGTFIFHLVTKGKVPIFLGSSFAFIAPIISASKQWGMPGTLAGIAGVALVYFVMSALIKWQGKKLLDKLFPPVVIGPVIILIGLSLSKAAVDMAKTNWLIAFISLGTAVTVLSMGRGLMKLVPVICGIAVGYTVAAFMGIIDFSGVEAAPWFALPPALANFQMPQFAWEPFLYMIPVAIAPVIEHVGDVYVVSAVADKDFTKSPGLHRTMLGDGLACLAACFFGGPPVTTYSEVTGAMSITKVTHPQVIRIAAATAIVFSVIGKLSALLQSIPPAVLGGIMLLLFGTIASVGIQNLIQHKVDFNRTRNIIIISVTLTMGIGGAVLQWGSFSISGIGLSAMVGVILNLILPPAKEKKSEGNS from the coding sequence ATGAGTAATTTACAACTATCGCCGATGCGAAAGACAATAGTGGGAGTACAATTCCTCTTTGTTGCTTTCGGTGCTACTGTTCTCGTCCCTTTGCTCGTGGGACTTGACCCAGCAACAGCGTTATTCACAGCAGGTTTAGGAACATTTATCTTTCATTTGGTTACGAAAGGTAAGGTTCCTATTTTTTTGGGCTCTTCCTTTGCCTTTATCGCTCCAATTATCTCTGCTTCAAAGCAGTGGGGTATGCCCGGAACATTGGCAGGAATAGCTGGTGTTGCACTTGTTTATTTCGTGATGTCAGCACTGATTAAATGGCAAGGAAAGAAACTGTTGGATAAGCTTTTCCCACCCGTTGTTATTGGTCCTGTTATCATTCTGATTGGTCTTTCTCTGTCAAAGGCGGCAGTAGACATGGCGAAAACAAACTGGCTCATAGCCTTTATCTCATTGGGAACGGCTGTGACAGTTCTCTCTATGGGACGTGGCTTGATGAAGTTAGTTCCTGTAATTTGCGGTATTGCTGTAGGTTATACCGTAGCTGCCTTTATGGGTATTATTGATTTCTCAGGTGTAGAGGCTGCGCCTTGGTTTGCCTTGCCACCTGCATTAGCCAATTTCCAGATGCCACAGTTTGCTTGGGAACCATTCCTTTATATGATTCCTGTGGCGATAGCTCCTGTGATTGAGCATGTGGGTGATGTGTATGTGGTAAGTGCTGTGGCGGATAAAGACTTTACAAAGTCACCAGGTTTGCATCGTACGATGTTGGGTGATGGTTTAGCTTGTTTGGCAGCTTGCTTTTTTGGTGGCCCTCCAGTGACAACTTATAGTGAGGTGACTGGTGCGATGAGTATTACAAAGGTGACCCATCCTCAGGTAATCCGTATTGCTGCTGCAACAGCTATTGTCTTCTCAGTAATCGGAAAGTTGAGTGCGCTTCTGCAGAGTATTCCTCCTGCAGTCTTAGGAGGAATCATGTTATTGCTTTTTGGTACGATTGCTTCTGTGGGTATTCAGAACCTTATTCAGCATAAGGTAGACTTCAACCGCACACGCAATATCATTATTATCTCTGTTACATTGACGATGGGTATTGGTGGTGCTGTACTGCAGTGGGGTAGCTTCTCTATTAGTGGTATTGGACTTTCAGCTATGGTGGGCGTTATCTTGAACCTGATATTGCCACCTGCAAAGGAGAAAAAGAGCGAGGGTAATTCATAA
- a CDS encoding Fis family transcriptional regulator, whose amino-acid sequence MTNEEFEKKWAENRKEILANNEEYQRITQSYNGSGWIDYVIFIAGFIICENYTKTIVNSIVLQYLLALVGMLVIWLGYRLIKSLFNSKQTLAELEEKIKQQYKDSIGG is encoded by the coding sequence ATGACCAACGAAGAATTTGAAAAGAAATGGGCTGAGAATCGCAAAGAGATTCTTGCCAACAACGAAGAGTATCAGCGTATTACCCAGAGCTATAATGGTTCGGGCTGGATTGACTATGTCATCTTCATTGCTGGTTTTATTATCTGTGAGAACTATACAAAGACGATTGTAAACAGCATTGTACTTCAATATCTCCTTGCCCTTGTGGGTATGCTCGTGATATGGTTGGGCTATCGCCTTATCAAAAGTCTATTCAACAGCAAGCAGACATTAGCAGAACTCGAAGAAAAGATAAAACAACAATACAAAGATTCTATTGGTGGGTAA
- the hemW gene encoding radical SAM family heme chaperone HemW, with product MSGLYIHIPFCASRCIYCGFYSTVPAKKKDERLSVEERYVKAICHEMELRTEKDDDYFGGRTSGLSTIYLGGGTPSQLSFESLKKIFQTINEVYHIGLEWDIENNTCITATPIEVTMECNPDDVTEEFAQNLRSLPINRISMGAQTFSDERLRFLHRRHTADEVETAVKRLRNVNIENISVDLMFGFPNETLEEWKEDIERLLALDIEHISAYSLMYEEGTPLYRLLQAGKVKDMDDELYRQMYDTLIDHLAEAGYEQYEISNFAKLKVQTSNLKPQSSKFKVQSSKFKVPSPFRSQHNSSYWHNVPYIGIGASAHSYGNGKRSWNIADTKAYIIAIEEDRLPSEEEVIDADTHYNDMIMTALRTCEGINLSTLSAEYQAYLMRLAKPLQQQGLLIEDNGWLHLTRDGIYVSDSVMSDLMKV from the coding sequence ATGTCAGGATTATACATTCACATTCCTTTCTGTGCCAGTCGCTGCATTTACTGTGGTTTCTATTCTACTGTGCCCGCAAAGAAAAAGGACGAAAGACTTTCTGTAGAAGAACGCTATGTGAAAGCTATCTGCCATGAGATGGAACTGCGTACGGAGAAGGACGACGACTATTTTGGTGGAAGAACAAGCGGTTTGTCAACTATCTATTTGGGTGGTGGCACTCCTTCCCAACTTTCTTTCGAGAGTCTAAAGAAGATATTCCAGACAATAAATGAGGTATATCACATTGGTTTAGAATGGGATATAGAGAACAACACTTGCATCACAGCGACTCCTATCGAAGTCACAATGGAGTGTAACCCCGATGATGTAACGGAAGAGTTTGCACAGAACTTGCGTTCTCTTCCTATCAATCGAATCTCTATGGGAGCGCAGACTTTCTCAGATGAACGCTTACGCTTCCTGCATCGTAGACATACAGCTGACGAGGTAGAAACAGCGGTCAAACGCCTAAGAAACGTAAACATTGAAAACATATCGGTAGACCTTATGTTTGGCTTTCCCAATGAAACACTTGAAGAATGGAAAGAAGACATTGAGCGATTGCTTGCATTAGACATTGAGCATATCTCAGCATATAGTCTTATGTATGAAGAAGGGACTCCCCTCTATCGCCTTCTTCAAGCGGGAAAGGTCAAGGATATGGACGACGAACTTTATCGTCAGATGTACGACACTCTCATCGACCACTTAGCCGAAGCTGGTTATGAACAATATGAGATTAGTAACTTTGCCAAGCTTAAAGTTCAAACCTCAAACCTCAAACCTCAAAGTTCAAAGTTCAAAGTTCAAAGTTCAAAGTTCAAAGTCCCAAGTCCTTTCCGTTCCCAACACAATAGTTCGTATTGGCATAATGTACCTTATATTGGCATCGGAGCCTCTGCTCATTCCTACGGCAATGGTAAGAGAAGTTGGAATATAGCAGATACTAAGGCTTATATTATTGCAATTGAAGAAGACAGACTACCAAGCGAAGAAGAGGTAATCGATGCAGATACACATTATAACGATATGATTATGACAGCCCTCCGCACGTGTGAAGGAATTAATCTTTCAACGCTCTCTGCTGAATACCAAGCTTATCTCATGCGCCTCGCCAAGCCTTTACAACAACAAGGTTTATTGATAGAAGACAATGGTTGGCTTCATCTTACTCGTGATGGTATCTATGTCAGCGACTCCGTTATGAGCGATTTAATGAAGGTATAA
- a CDS encoding elongation factor G, translated as MRVYQTNEIKNIALVGSAGSGKTTLAESMLFEAGVIKRRGSVEAKNTVSDYFPVEQEYGYSVFPTVFHVEWNNKKLNIIDCPGSDDFVGGAITALNVTDEAVILINGQYGPEVGTQNNFRYTEKLKKPVIFLINQLDSDKCDFDNLISNMQEIYGSKCVPVQYPIETGPGFNSLIDVLLMKKYSWKPEGGEPIIEDIPADQMDKAMELHKALVEAAAENDEGLMEKFFEEETLTEDELRTGIRKGLVTRSIFPVFCVCAGKSMGVRRLMEFLGNVVPFVDEMPKIHNTRGEEVAPDSNGPESLYFFKTGMEPHIGEVSYFKVMSGCVKSGDDLTNSDRGSKERMGQLYACAGANRIPVDQLNAGDLGCTVKLKDVKTSNTLNGKGTDQRFDFIKYPNSKYSRAVEAKSSQDTEKLMAALLKMRQEDPTWVVEQSKELKQTIVHGQGEFHLRTLKWRLENNEKLQVTFKEPKIPYRETITKQSKAEYRHKKQSGGAGQFGEVHLIVEPYAEGMPDPTTYKFNGQEFKMNIKGREERDLPWGGKLVFINSVVGGAIDGRFMPAILKGVMDCMERGPLTGSYARDVRVIVYDGKMHPVDSNELSFTLAARHAFSDAFKAAGPKILEPIYDLEVFVPGDYMGDVMSDLQGRRAMIMGMDSEAGYQKLQAKIPLKELANYSISLSSLTGGRASFTTKFASYELVPNDIQQKLIAEHEAEVKEEEE; from the coding sequence ATGAGAGTATATCAGACAAACGAGATTAAGAACATTGCCTTGGTTGGCAGTGCCGGTAGCGGCAAGACTACTCTTGCCGAAAGTATGTTGTTCGAAGCTGGTGTCATTAAGCGCCGCGGTTCAGTAGAAGCTAAGAATACTGTTAGCGATTATTTCCCTGTTGAGCAGGAGTATGGCTACTCAGTGTTCCCAACAGTATTCCATGTTGAGTGGAATAATAAGAAACTGAATATCATTGACTGTCCAGGTAGTGATGACTTCGTAGGTGGCGCTATTACTGCCCTCAATGTAACCGATGAGGCTGTTATTCTTATCAATGGTCAGTATGGACCAGAGGTAGGTACACAGAACAATTTCCGCTATACCGAAAAACTCAAGAAGCCTGTTATCTTCCTTATTAACCAGTTGGATTCTGACAAGTGTGACTTTGATAACCTCATTTCCAATATGCAGGAGATTTATGGTTCAAAGTGTGTTCCTGTGCAGTATCCTATTGAGACAGGTCCTGGTTTCAACAGTTTGATTGACGTTCTGTTGATGAAGAAATATAGTTGGAAGCCAGAAGGAGGCGAACCTATTATTGAGGATATCCCGGCAGACCAGATGGATAAGGCGATGGAACTTCATAAGGCGCTCGTTGAGGCTGCTGCCGAGAATGATGAAGGCTTGATGGAGAAGTTCTTTGAAGAGGAGACACTGACAGAGGATGAGTTGCGTACAGGTATCCGTAAGGGTCTTGTAACCCGTTCTATCTTCCCTGTTTTCTGTGTTTGTGCAGGTAAGAGTATGGGTGTTCGTCGTCTGATGGAGTTCTTGGGTAATGTTGTTCCTTTCGTTGACGAGATGCCTAAGATTCATAATACTCGTGGTGAGGAGGTTGCTCCAGACAGTAATGGTCCAGAGTCACTTTACTTCTTCAAGACGGGTATGGAGCCACATATCGGTGAGGTAAGCTATTTCAAAGTGATGAGTGGTTGTGTGAAGTCGGGTGACGACTTGACTAACTCTGATCGTGGCTCAAAGGAGCGTATGGGACAGCTTTATGCTTGTGCAGGTGCTAACCGTATTCCAGTTGACCAGTTGAATGCAGGTGACTTAGGTTGTACCGTGAAACTGAAGGATGTTAAGACAAGTAACACCTTGAATGGTAAGGGTACTGACCAGCGTTTTGATTTCATTAAATATCCAAACTCTAAATACTCTCGTGCCGTTGAAGCTAAGAGCTCACAGGACACAGAGAAGCTTATGGCTGCTTTATTGAAGATGCGTCAGGAAGATCCAACATGGGTTGTTGAGCAGAGTAAGGAGTTGAAGCAGACAATCGTCCATGGACAGGGCGAGTTCCACCTACGTACTTTGAAGTGGCGTTTGGAGAACAATGAGAAACTTCAGGTGACTTTCAAGGAGCCAAAGATTCCATATCGTGAGACAATTACTAAGCAGTCAAAGGCTGAGTACCGTCATAAGAAACAGAGTGGTGGTGCTGGTCAGTTCGGTGAGGTTCACTTGATTGTTGAGCCATACGCAGAGGGTATGCCTGATCCAACAACCTATAAGTTCAATGGACAGGAGTTTAAGATGAATATTAAGGGACGCGAAGAGCGTGACCTCCCATGGGGTGGTAAACTCGTGTTCATCAACTCTGTTGTTGGTGGTGCTATTGATGGTCGCTTCATGCCTGCTATCTTAAAGGGTGTGATGGATTGTATGGAGCGTGGTCCACTGACAGGTAGCTATGCACGTGATGTACGTGTAATAGTCTATGACGGTAAGATGCACCCAGTTGACTCTAATGAGCTTTCATTCACTTTGGCTGCCCGTCATGCGTTCTCAGATGCCTTCAAGGCAGCAGGTCCAAAGATTCTTGAGCCAATCTATGACTTAGAGGTCTTTGTTCCAGGCGACTATATGGGTGACGTGATGAGCGACTTGCAGGGGCGTCGTGCCATGATTATGGGTATGGATTCTGAAGCAGGTTATCAGAAGTTACAGGCAAAGATTCCTTTGAAGGAGCTTGCTAACTATAGTATCTCATTGAGTTCTCTCACTGGTGGTCGTGCAAGTTTCACAACAAAGTTCGCAAGTTACGAACTTGTTCCAAATGATATCCAGCAGAAGTTGATTGCTGAGCATGAGGCAGAAGTGAAGGAAGAAGAAGAATAG